The genomic window CATACCTTTGTGAGATGGCCAATCTACGCGAACATTGTTCCTGGGTCCACGAGAAATCGGATGTCACCACGGACAAAGCCATCGACCTGGTCACTATGCTGGTGGAAAAGGTCAAACGCAACAAACCGCTACATCCGATCAAAGTGCCGGTGACCAAGACCGCTTTGGTGCTCGGCGGCGGCATCAGCGGCATTCAGGCGGCGCTGGACATCGCCAACGCCGGGCACAAGGTCATCCTGGTTGAACGCGATCCTTCCATCGGCGGTCATATGTCCCAGCTGTCGGAGACTTTTCCGACGCTGGACTGCTCCCAGTGCATTTTGACCCCGCGCATGGTGGAGGCGGCGCAACACCCCAACATCACCCTGTATACTTATTCTGAACTCGAGAGTCTGGACGGTTTTATCGGAAATTTCAAAGCGCGTATTCGTAAGAAAGCGCGCAGCCTGGACGAGAAATTATGCACCGGCTGCGGACTGTGCACCACCAAATGTCCCAATAAAAAGATCCCCAGCGAATTCAACACCGGGCTCGGCATGCGCACCGCCATCTATGTGCCGTTTCCGCAGGCGGTGCCCAACAAGCCGGTCATCGATCGCGAGCATTGCACCTACTATACCAAAGGCCGCTGCCGGGTTTGTGAAAAGGTGTGCCCCACACAGGCCATCCGGTTCGATCAAGAGGATCAGATCGTCGAGCATGAGGTGGGCGCCGTAGTGGTCGCTACCGGTTTCACGGTCAAAGAGACTGATTTCTTTCCTGAATACGGCTATGGCAAGTATCAAGACGTGATCAACGGTCTGCAGTTCGAAAGAATATTGTCCGCTTCAGGACCCACCCTGGGTGAAGTCAAGAGGCCGTCTGACGGCCGGGTGCCCGAAACCGTGGTGTTCATCGCCTGCGCCGGTTCTCGGGATCCGGCCAAGGGCATCGAATACTGCTCCAAGATCTGCTGCATGTATACCGCTAAGCATGCGATGTTGTATAAACACAAAGTGCATCACGGTCAGGCCTATGTGTTTTACATGGACATTCGTGCAGCGGGCAA from bacterium includes these protein-coding regions:
- a CDS encoding CoB--CoM heterodisulfide reductase iron-sulfur subunit A family protein; this encodes YLCEMANLREHCSWVHEKSDVTTDKAIDLVTMLVEKVKRNKPLHPIKVPVTKTALVLGGGISGIQAALDIANAGHKVILVERDPSIGGHMSQLSETFPTLDCSQCILTPRMVEAAQHPNITLYTYSELESLDGFIGNFKARIRKKARSLDEKLCTGCGLCTTKCPNKKIPSEFNTGLGMRTAIYVPFPQAVPNKPVIDREHCTYYTKGRCRVCEKVCPTQAIRFDQEDQIVEHEVGAVVVATGFTVKETDFFPEYGYGKYQDVINGLQFERILSASGPTLGEVKRPSDGRVPETVVFIACAGSRDPAKGIEYCSKICCMYTAKHAMLYKHKVHHGQAYVFYMDIRAAGKMYDEFTRRAIEEDHVQYIRGRVSRIYERNGKLIVQGADTLLNAMPVEIEADLVVLATAGVANEGAEALAQRLHVSYDNHNFFVEAHPKLRPVETNTAGVFLAGACQSPKDIPESVGQASGTAAKVAALFSMDELTREPVVAVVNRTAPPLYSTCVGCFLCQSACPYQAIEREEIKNRNGQVVKTIAKVNPGLCQGCGTCVAFCRSKSIDLQGYTHEQVYAEVMELLS